A stretch of the Erpetoichthys calabaricus chromosome 3, fErpCal1.3, whole genome shotgun sequence genome encodes the following:
- the LOC127527086 gene encoding LOW QUALITY PROTEIN: uncharacterized protein LOC127527086 (The sequence of the model RefSeq protein was modified relative to this genomic sequence to represent the inferred CDS: deleted 1 base in 1 codon), with product MCPCAVVYSIKFNIHAESPRNYADILLSWKHFPNICIYDFARGLVTHTYLRELQVQPFSPNEGRLAKSTPENIVLAKKGELRINLPWLLKKREDPDSGPDVHPVSGSSEHYALYDTFHDHNTKDTKDLLCRIELVPELARWLNSQSEEQLFASLKKNNYFMNLLSPSARIFLMRSIIHFRNEYKTKKTIHEYQKVFGRDPKIELDCHGRAKLALDMTSTQKFLKRGHPFESKHEATKVLISYEESSEMDNSESEDIMAKALLWNREPNLEQKQLLAYVLDPKGIPIEEIARTDNTVLNRADFLSLGMSAELEATGKDAYVANAYVVPTWLPPLSQDPFMTFPKLYELCQVLKLLTPYWLGEATGKLF from the exons ATGTGTCCCTGTGCTGTTGTATACTCAATCAAATTTAACATTCATGCAGAAAGTCCAAGGAACTATGCAGACATTTTACTGTCTTGGAAGCACTTTCCAAATATCTGCATTTATGATTTTGCAAGAGGATTAGTAACACATACCTATCTGAGGGAGCTACAGGTTCAGCCTTTCAGTCCAAATGAGGGAAGACTTGCCAAATCAACACCCGAAAATATTGTGCTTGCCAAAAAGGGAGAATTGAGGATTAACCTGCCATGGCTTTTAAAGAAGAGAGAGGATCCTGATTCTGGTCCTGATGTGCATCCTGTCAGTGGCTCATCTGAGCATTATGCTCTTTATGATACATTTCACGATCATAATACCAAGGATACGAAAGATCTATTATGCAGAATTGAACTTGTGCCTGAGTTGGCTAGATGGCTTAACAGTCAATCTGAAGAACAACTTTTCGCATCTTTGAAAAAAAAC AATTACTTCATGAACTTGCTTTCACCTTCTGCTCGCATTTTTTTGATGAGGTCAATTATACACTTTAGGAAtgagtacaaaacaaaaaaaacaattcacgAATATCAAAAAGTCTTTGGTCGTGACCCCAAAATCGAACTTGATTGTCATGGAAGAGCAAAATTAG CCTTGGATATGACAAGTACACAAAAGTTCTTGAAAAGAGGCCATCCTTTTGAAAGCAAGCATGAGGCTACAA AAGTCTTAATCAGTTATGAAGAATCTAGTGAAATGGACAACAGTGAGTCAGAGGATATAATGGCAAAAGCATTGTTATGGAATCGGGAGCCTAATCTTGAGCAAAAGCAATTG CTTGCATACGTTCTTGATCCCAAAGGAATTCCGATTGAAGAAATAGCCAGAACTGATAACACTGTCTTAAACAGAGCTGACTTCCTTTCCCTTGGCATGTCTGCAGAATTGGAAGCAACT GGAAAAGATGCTTATGTTGCAAATGCTTATGTGGTGCCCACATGGCTCCCTCCTCTTTCTCAAGACCCTTTCATGACTTTTCCG aagctctatgagctctgccaagTTCTTAAACTGCTTACCCCATACTggctgggtgaagccacggggAAGCTCTTTTAG